The following nucleotide sequence is from Deltaproteobacteria bacterium.
CTTCTCGAACTCTTTCACTATATCCATCGGGCATCATCGGGCCCCTCTCTCCTGATGAAACGGGGGCAATATTGGCCAGGGCAGTAGCCAGAGTCTCAACGATACTATCATAAACTTCCTTCGGATTTCTGAAACGAACCTCCATTTTTGCGGGATGGACATTGACATCGACATCTTCGGGAGGAAAATCAACAAACATAATTACAGCGGGATATCTCTTTGCCTCGATCAAACGCCGATACGCTGTCATTACGGCATGGTTTAAAAGATAATCCCTGACAAATCGTTTGTTCACATAATAATACAATTGCTTCGCCCCGGATCGGCTGTACTCGGGTTTAGAGGCTAATCCCGTGAGCGTTATGCTCCCCTTAACGCCTTTAACCGATACCATATGGTCCATGAAATCCGTCCCCAAAACAAGAGAGACTCTCTCTGAAATATCCCTGGCCGCAGGTATATTCAAAATCTCCCTGCCGTGAGCAACGACTCTCATTCTGATTTCAGGACGGGAAAGGGCAATTCTTGTCATCACATCCATACAATATCCCTGCTCCGTCATCTCTTTTTTGAGGAACTTTTTACGTACGGGAACGGGATCAAAGATATGACTCACCAGGATAGAGGTTCCGACCGGACACCCCGTATCGGTAACAGTCTTGACTTGTCCTGCTTCTATAATCACTCTTGTGCCCGATAAAGCGGGCTGTTTCCTCGTAACCATCTCGACCCGGGAAACCGCGGCAATACTCGGAAGCGCCTCCCCTCGAAAGCCATACGATCTTACCTTATAAATATCATCAAACTGGTATATCTTACTTGTAGCAAAACGTTCAAAAGCACGCGGAACATCTATGCTCTCTATGCCTTCACCATTGTCGACAACCTTGATTGATCCACAGCCTCCTTTTTCAAGCTCAATGGTAACATCCGTAGCACCGGCATCGACGGCATTTTCCAGGAGTTCCTTGAGAATGGATGCGGGTCTCTCGACAACCTCTCCCGCTGCAATTTTACTGGATAGACTTTCAGGTAGAACAATAATTTTCCCGGCCACAATTAATCACCTATCATTAAAAAAATGAGTGTCTTCCCTCTTTGCTGTAAAAAGGATTCAAGGGGTCAAGGGTATGGTCTATTCACTTGAATCCTTGACCACTGGACCCCTTGACTCCGTGAGATGCCAGCAACTTTTTTAGCATATACACTATACGAAAAGACCGCAGTTACCAGGATGTGGCAACTGCGGTCAAATAGTGATCAATTATCGTATCAGATCAATCCAGAACCACCATAACCCGGCATTTTTTCAAAAAGATCAGGTTTTCTGAAGTACCTCTGATCTTTTCCGCATCGGCATTACTGATAACAATGTCGGACTTGCCGGGGCCTTCGGTTTTAATTCCCTTAACACTGACCGGATTGTTTGTCACCCTTGGATTACTCTGGGCTGCCGTAAGATCTCTCGCATAACCGCTCATGCCCTGTTGAACGGCATACTCACGATCCACATTCATGGATCCATAGACTTCCTTTCCATTTTCATCAAGAACCTTGGGGGACATGGCAGGTCGTGCTTGAAGACCTCGGGCATCAATTACCATTCCCGTGTAAACGACCCCTGCTGCCGGAACTGGTGCTGCCGGAGCTGCCGGTGGTATGACGGGAGGCGCCATCTCACGTCTCCTGTCGAGGGCCTTGGGTATAATGACTTGTGAAAAATTACCCGACAAGGGCATTCTGACCGTCACTTCCACAGTTCCATCAGACATGTACTCCTGATTTATTACCTGAGCACCTTTAACAAGGCCTTCGACCTGTGCATTAATGACATCACTCTCGACCGTAAAATCCTTGACGACCGTCGTGGAATCAACACGCACTCCTTTTGTTATCTCGAGTAAATTGCGATAGGCATCAATCTTGCCTGCTCTCAAAGCCATGGGACGGGCATTGGGTTTCCCTATATACCTCTCGGGAGGGGCGCCGATCCCCAGAGCTTCAATATAGCCTTCCGACCAGTTAATCTTCCCTTTATCACCCATCTTTTCGATGATCTGTGTCCATTCCGACCCGCTCACTTTTTCCTGACAAAAACCGACTCCCGAATAAAGGAGCACCATGCCGGCGATGATCCCTACTGCAACAATTATTTTCGACCTCATATTATCCTCCTTGCTAATGGTTTTGGAAATGCATCCAAAAAACTAAATAATCATCCTTGTTTCAAATTGATTGACGTACCTTTCATTTAAAAATACGAACGTAAAATAGCAGAATACCTCAAAGGTTTCAATGATGAAATCATGTCATTTTTTTTCAGCAAATGCTTTACCTTCCGGAGCCTGCAACCACGGTGTAACGTTGATGCTATCGTCGTTGGTCTTAAAAATATTCCTCTCGTCGGGTGCTGCCTTCCCCCACCAGTTGTTTGTAGCATCAACTCGTATGGTGGAGAAGGCCTGAATATCTACAATATCATTTTTTATGAAATTATTATAGTTGATCTTCGGTCTGGACATCCCTCTGACTATGATTCCACCCTCTCCAAAATTTTCTGTGATTGTGCAGTATGATATTTTGGGCGCCGCATCGTTTCGGCAAAACACACCCGTATGTGCATTTTTAGCAATGTGGCAATAGGAAATTTCCGGTGTGCCGTAATGGATGTCAAAGGCCGTATCGGCATATTTAACGACACAATATGCAAAGGCGCTATTTACCTTGGTGGATTTCGTAAATCGAACTGCATTGGTGTAAAACCCGGGAGATGGTGAAGTCCCAGAAGCCGTAAATATAATTGGAAGACCTTCCGTGCCTTTAGCCATGATGCCGCCATCTTCCGTAATCATGGATGTATTCTGGTCGTACTGGATTATCACTCCGGGTTCAATATACAGGGTCGCTCCACCATCAATGATAACATCCCTTGTAATGCGGTAAGGACTGTTAGAAAGGACAAGAAATGCATCCGACTTGATGGCCCCCCCACTCAGCACATGGGAAAGTATGGGAAGTTCAAGTGGCTTCCCATCGGGATAAGGGGCATTTAATACCGACTTGATGTTGACTTTCCCTTGTATTCCCGCAAGAATTTCAAGACCTTTGGAAGAACCCCACCAGTTGTTCAGGGCATTGACCGCCTCCCCTGTTATATTACTCACGATATCAAAGGGTTTGTTGTCATTGATATTGTTCTGTGTGATTGCGGCCTGACTGTTCTTTACGGTAATTCCCGGCCCCTGGTTATGTGTGATCCTGTTATAAAGTATTACCGGTGCAGATGACTGAATGAGAATGCCTTCCTTCGCGTTATTCTGGATATTGTTTTCCGTTAGTTTCGGCTGGGCTCCATCCGCAATTGAAACCGCGGCTTCTCTGTTTTTATGGATTGTATTTTTCACCACCCGTGGCTTTGAAAATGCACCTAAAATCATTATTGCAGTACCGTTTTCAAGGAGTTCACATGCCTCAACACGCGGTGAAGACGCCTGGCAAAGGATTCCCGTTACCGCATTCCTGATACGGCAGAACTTGACCAGATTTTCCTTTTCCTTAACACTATTAAAAATTAACCCTACCCAGGATTTTACACCTTCCGCGGCGTCAAGAACTACAATGTGCTCTTCATCCCCCTGGGCATTAAGACGTCCTTCAATCACAAGGGCGCCACCCTTTGACCGGATCTCCGTGCCCGGTTCAATGGTGAGAATGGCCTTATCTTTAACTACAACTGTATTTTCGATTATATAGGGACTGGCGCCCGCATACCAGGTAGTATCAGATTCAATGATCCCTGATACAGGTGTTGGCCCAGGCGCCACAGGCATCCCGGTTATTGCATCCGCTCTTTCACTTTCGTTACCGGCCCAGTCTATGGCAGTGACCTGATAGTAATACTTCTGTGTATTGACCAGTTTATCATCACGATACTCATTCAATTCC
It contains:
- the mutL gene encoding DNA mismatch repair endonuclease MutL, translating into MAGKIIVLPESLSSKIAAGEVVERPASILKELLENAVDAGATDVTIELEKGGCGSIKVVDNGEGIESIDVPRAFERFATSKIYQFDDIYKVRSYGFRGEALPSIAAVSRVEMVTRKQPALSGTRVIIEAGQVKTVTDTGCPVGTSILVSHIFDPVPVRKKFLKKEMTEQGYCMDVMTRIALSRPEIRMRVVAHGREILNIPAARDISERVSLVLGTDFMDHMVSVKGVKGSITLTGLASKPEYSRSGAKQLYYYVNKRFVRDYLLNHAVMTAYRRLIEAKRYPAVIMFVDFPPEDVDVNVHPAKMEVRFRNPKEVYDSIVETLATALANIAPVSSGERGPMMPDGYSERVREALKRYTISSGSEKLFFNKGVRDSVMPEPLTGKDQEKDVTQLHRLSEESHGEQEISCERLNFADLEYIGQIAGTYLAFSSPAGMTLIDQHAAHERILFDKLKKGSSAPGEKVISQRLLMSELVSLAHGEYDTLMEYAKIFEDAGIEVEPFGEKTVIVKSVPAMLSHSEPKELFFEILEEFSKTERSLGLEERKEKMFALLACKGAVKANQKLSESEVAMLCRDLDATTFSSTCPHGRPVFISFTIRDMERMFKR
- a CDS encoding DUF799 family lipoprotein — translated: MKKGLQRSILIIVLLPLLFMIQSCVIATKGTAITPQIRDLFKGTYNIDPFMDKHKPNTVAVLPFFNQAKSQLGSDEVRRGFYNHFSSLPYKSMKLYSVDNILRKAGLTDAEAINKISPKELGRILDVDAVIYGSISDFDKLFAVVYSSVSVGAEIKMYDTKTGNFLWSGKHVTRIQEGGISTNPIGLIATIVATAMNVRDIQLLRACDDLFRDMVKTIPVPAIAEALRPPVITLLTQDTKNQPKKAGDEIKVVIQGAPKMQAYFNIGEFKKNIDMQEVEPGGYLGVYKVIPGDNITNAMITGYLRDEAGNTAEWVDAVGTVTLDTIPPEKIKTVKTVGRSAVVLLNWDKSSALDLAGYRVYRSNTPLSGFQQIAKTELNEYRDDKLVNTQKYYYQVTAIDWAGNESERADAITGMPVAPGPTPVSGIIESDTTWYAGASPYIIENTVVVKDKAILTIEPGTEIRSKGGALVIEGRLNAQGDEEHIVVLDAAEGVKSWVGLIFNSVKEKENLVKFCRIRNAVTGILCQASSPRVEACELLENGTAIMILGAFSKPRVVKNTIHKNREAAVSIADGAQPKLTENNIQNNAKEGILIQSSAPVILYNRITHNQGPGITVKNSQAAITQNNINDNKPFDIVSNITGEAVNALNNWWGSSKGLEILAGIQGKVNIKSVLNAPYPDGKPLELPILSHVLSGGAIKSDAFLVLSNSPYRITRDVIIDGGATLYIEPGVIIQYDQNTSMITEDGGIMAKGTEGLPIIFTASGTSPSPGFYTNAVRFTKSTKVNSAFAYCVVKYADTAFDIHYGTPEISYCHIAKNAHTGVFCRNDAAPKISYCTITENFGEGGIIVRGMSRPKINYNNFIKNDIVDIQAFSTIRVDATNNWWGKAAPDERNIFKTNDDSINVTPWLQAPEGKAFAEKK